The genome window TCTATTGCTATTTTGTGGCCAGAAAACTGGTCAGCAGAATGGCTTTATTGCTAGCCAGTTTATTGGTGGGGGCATTAATGGCCTTTTATGGTCAAACCTATCAAACGGGGGCAGATAGTTGGCAGTTGTTTTTCTACTGGGCCTTAGCTATTACACCGTGGGTAGTTATTTCGAGATTCTCCAGTTTATGGCTACTCTGGTTGATGTTATTGAATCTTGCTTTAGTGTTGTATTTTGATACTTTTCATTCAATTTTTGGTTTGGTTTTTGACGCTCAAAATACTTTATTTTGGTGTTTGTTTGGCCTTAATAGTCTGGCATTGCTTATATGGGAGTGGTGCAGTAAGAAAATGGTGGCGCTGACTGAGCGTTGGCCACAACGGGTTATTGCCATCATAAGTGGTTGGGCTATTACGGCATTAGCGATTTATGTCAGCCTGGATAAACCGGAAGAACAGCTGCTGCCCTTGCTTATCTGGGTAGCTTGGTTGGTCATTTTTATGGTCGCTTATCGTCAATTTCGGCTTGATATTTTTATGCTGGCTGGTGGTTGCTTGTCAGCCATTTTGGTCATCATGACACTGCTAGGCCAACATATTATTGAGTCAGGCGACGAGGCCGAACTATTACTGTTGTCGGTGTTGATCATGGCCATGGGGGCGGGTGCAGCCTACTGGTTGAAACAGGTGCACAGGGAGAGTGAGTCATGAGCACTGAGGATAAAGTCTGGCTTACATTAAGCCAATCTGGTCTTGTTTCTGGTGCTCGACCCGAAGGCCTGAGCATATCCACGCCTTGGTATATCAAAACATTACTGGCCGTATCAGCTTGGTTAGCGGCAGTATTTTTGTTTGCTTTTCTGGCCGTGCTGTTTAATGGACTATTAGATTCAGTATTGGCAGATACACTGATTGGTAGTGTTTTTATATTAATCGCATATCACGTGCTTAAGAGTGAGCAGTCGGACTTCGTCGAGCATCTGGGGCTAGCGTTCAGTATTGCTGGGCAGATTTTGTTAATTATGGCTATGTTGCAGTTGGGTAGTAATGCCGATCATATCAAGTGGCTTATTGCGCTTGGTTTAAATGTATTTCTTATTTTTCTTATCCCCAATTTTGTGCATAGAGTGCTTTCTTCATTTCTTGCCTGTATTTGTCTAGCGGGTTGTTTGGCTCAATACGGTCTCTTTAGTATGTGTTTGCCACTGATCCTGTTTATTTGTGCCTGGTGCTGGATTCATGAGTTTAAAAATGCAAAGTGGTATCGATATGTGACGGCTTTAGGTTATGGCTCTTTGTTTTCCTTACTGCTCATCGAAACAAACACATTTTTTCAGTCCGGTTTATTTTATTGGGGACATCAGGTAGCAGTTAAGCAGCTTGGCCATTTTTACTATTTGAATGCAATGTTGACTGGCGCGGTTGTTATATATTCCTCAATAATGATTATTAATAAATATCAATCATTAATGATGAAAAGCTCTTGGTATATATTAGCTTTTGTGTTGGTGCTCTCAGGCATCACGTGGTCAATCAATGGTATGCACACAAGCATGGTTGTTTTGGCTCTGGGGCTGGCGACAACACATCGAATATTGATTGGACTTGGTAGCCTATGCCTTTTATTCAGTATTAGCCATTATTACTATTCACTTGATACAACATTGTTAATGAAAGCGTTAAGTCTAGCCATCTTAGGGGGAGTCTTGCTCGGCATACGTTGGTGTTTGCCCAAACTGTTTGGAGAATCAACATGAAACTGCATAAAGTGATGGCTGTCACGACCTTGTTGTTGATTTTACTCACGGTGAATGCATTGGTGTATCAGCAGGAAAAGCTATTGTCTGATGGTGAAAAGATATTGTTGAAGTTGAGAGTGGTGGACCCTCGCTCGTTGATGCAGGGTGACTACATGGCCCTGGATTATGAACTTGCAGCACAGATTCGTATGAACTTGGCAGAACAGCGTCATGATGTGGACAGGCCATTGCGCCCTCAAGATGCGTTTGTGGTCGTCAAAGTCGATAAAGACAACGTGGCAGAGTTTGTCCGAATCGATAATGATCAGCCATTAGCCGGCAACGAACGCCGTCTCTTTTTTCGGGTACGTAACAACAGCATCAAATTTGGTACGAATGCTTTCTTTTTTGAGGAGGGCACGGCGTCAAACTATCAGGATGCACAGTTTGCTGAGTTTCGAGTCAATCAGGAAGGGGACTTATTACTGGTCAGTGTACAGTAATAAAATCACCCAACCCTTTATTAAGCACGTCCTGACTTTAATTTTGTATGTAAGGATCCCAATAAATTCTCTGTGTCCTCCCAGCTAAGACATGGATCAGTAATAGATTGGCCAAATAGGGGGGATGACCATCTTCCTGCTTACCGTCCTCAATGTAACTCTCCAGCATTAGCCCCAACACATTGACATTGCCTGCTATTCGTTGGTCAATGACATCGTGTGAAATAGTCGCTTGTTTGCGATGTTGTCTGAGCGAGTTGTCATGGTTACAGTCAACTAAAACCTTGGGGCGACACTGATTGAATAAGAGCAAAGATATGGCTTGTTCTATCGACTCTTTATCGTAGTTTGTCAGTCCATTCCCCCGCGCAGAACGAGATGTGTGTCTATGTTTCCAGCTGTATTTTTCATACCAATTTGACCATCACCATTGACTGTCAACGTGTGGTGCTGACTTGAAGAAGCTCGCATAGCATTGATGGCATTGTGAATACGACCATCGGTACCATTTTTAATGCCGACTGGGCAGGGTAAGTCACTGACGAGTTCGCGATGAGGCTGTGATTCTGAAGTACGTGCTCCAATGGCTACCCAACTCACAAGATCATTAATGTAGTTCATGACAAGTGGATGAAGTGCTTCAGTAGCAATAGGCAAGCCAAGTTCAGCTAATTGCAGCAAAATACGTCTTGAGCTGTGTAAACCCAATGCCATATTACCTTGACCATTACGTAATGGATCATAGGCTAGCCCTTTCCAGCCAAGCGTTGTTCGGGGTTTTTCAACATACGCACGCATCACTATGAATAACTCGTCTTTAAGTTCAGCCGAGAGTTGTGCCAGTCGTCGACCATATTCCAGAGCGGCTTCCTCAGAGTCTATTGAGCAAGGACCCACAATGATCATCAGTCGATCGTCTGCATCGTTAAGTAGCCGCCGGATGGATTGACGTTGTTCTGCTATCTGATGTTCCAGATTGTGTTTGATAGGAAGGGCCGCTTTGAGCTCAGCAGGTGTGGGTAGTCTGAGGCTCTCCGAATCGCATTCATGTTGTAACGTATCGATAGAAGCGGTCATGATAATGGTCCTTTTAAGCAGTCAGGACGAGACTGAGTCAAATGGTGCATCTGTTATTTCTCTACGCATTAAAAAACCCCGTTGGCTGACTGACCATCCGGGGTTTTTTTAATGGTAGTCAGCATGATGCCGGACTACCTTAACGATTTTAAGTGTTAGAGGTGAGCCGGCTTTTGGCTATAAAAATAGCCATATGCAAACCACCAATACATCACAACACTCTCTGACAGCGTCAAGGAGAGTAGAACGGATTTTGCTGTTGTTGTTAATGTATTCATAACGCTATGTTAATTCATCTGGTGAAATTTGGAAACCAACTGATTTCTTCGAAACAGTCATTATTGACACCATGGGCAGGCAAGAGGTTCACCGATAAAAATGCCTTCACCTGGCTGTTGAACTGATTTCCAATAGGCTTCAATAAGTGTGTCACCATCCATATAACTGGGAATTAGGATATAGGGATTAGGAAATTTTTGTGGGTAATTGCAGGGTTCAACTACCGTGCCATAACTCCCTGTTGCTCCAGCCTCAAGCCAACGATACGCTTTCATTTGCCCTTGTTTGTGGATGCCTGCACCACCGACAGAAGTTAAATGATCGGCAATCGCACCAGGTAAAAAGAGATTACTACTGATATCGGGTACCTGAACATAGCCCGTCATATAAAACATGACATCGCGTTTATTTCTTATGCTGGTGCCTTTTGTTCGTTTGCGGTCATCAACATAATGAATTTCTATGCCGTTTCTTTCTGGCCAGATATCGGCAATTTTTTTAAACATCCGCCAACGCGTGCTACGTTGATTATCCTGTGTACGGACAAGATAAGCATGACCTGAAGGCGCACTTTTATCAGCTCTGATGCCTCGTTCAATCAGTTTTTTGGCATCGATAAGATGACGTCCGCTCAACATCATACTCAAAGGTCTATCAGTGTTTTGCCAGAGATGTTCTGATTTAGCATTATAAAAAGGGCTGTCTGCGGTAGGGTGACAACCCGATGGCCGCTGCTTGTTATGACTACAATAGCTTTCATCAAAGCCCAGACTCAATGCACTGGTTAGTGACATACAGCCGACGCGATAGGGGGCATGCCATGTCAGTAACAAAACCTTAATGTTCTCTGTCAAATGCGGTTTGATTTGAGACTCAATCACTGCAAATTGTTCGGGCGAAAGCGTCGATGAAGCTTCCTCAATAGATAGTCCGAGCATTTGTTCGGCTGGCACACTGCGTTTTTCAGTATAGAAGTCAGCAATCTTTTCAGATAAGGCATCCCCTTGTTTGTAGAGAATGAGGACATTTTTTCCTGATAGTGATGTGGCGGCATTAGCTAGAGATGCGGCGGTGAGCATCAAGCACAAGCCAGCAATTGTCAGTAAGTGTGATGGAGACAGCAACATATTCACCTGTAAAAGTTCATAGTTAGTCTATGTCAGTGTTTTAGGGCAATCAATCAAAACTATTGAGAGTGAGCATCATCGCTTTAGTCATGTTATTCATAAATTGTTTATGCCTGTTTAATGAATATAACCGCTGCCATATAAATGTTTATCTTTGGTATATAAATGCTTGTGTGCATTCAATACCGTGTTTAGTATGTGAGAATAACCCGAAAAGCTGGAAAAGGTATTTCCAAGGATATGAAAACCAATCATAAAGATGCAGAAAAGTGGAAAGAAAAGTTCACGGAGTTAAGTCAGACTTTAGATAAGCAAAAAGCCTATGAACTCTTACTTGAGCGCGGTCTTTCCAGATTAGCACTGGTCTCACATGGTTTGGATATGGCGTTGGATGACCAGCTTGATAAGCTTAGAAAACATCTTCGCACCTCAGTCAGAGATAAGACGCTTGTTGAAAGCATCCTTGAAGAAATCGAATCGGCTATCAGTCGTATGGATGAGGATAAACTCTCTCAGTCGACATTAACGACCTTACTGATTAGTCTGATAGATAAGATTGACTGGCCAGAAAATAAGAAAAAGCATGTGCTGAAATTACGAAAGCGTGCTGTAAAAAAAGCTGACGATGCCTTACCTCAAATGCTTGATGAACTTACTGAACTGATTGATGAGTGCATGTCCTCAACACCAAAAGAGGATGAAGAACGAGGTCTGTTTTCCAGATTTTTCCAGAATAAACAAAGTCAGCATAATCTTAATAAAACAACCATTACAGCGCGCGTTTCGCACGCCAATCTATCTACTACATCCGATGAGAAAGCAGATACTACACCGTCAGAAGCGATAGAGGATAAGGTTATCACGCCTCAAGCGCTTCTGATCGAGCTACTGGAGCGTTTATCTTTACCAACAGAGTTTAGCTCAAAAGCCTCAGAGCTCAGATTGAGAATTCATGATGGTCTCAAAGCAGAGGATGTCCCGAAAACGATTTCATCCATAGCTGACATAGTCAGTCAGTTAAGTTCATCGGTGATGGCAGAGAAAAAAGAATATGAAAGCTTTCTTAGAGATTTAACAAAAAAAATTACCTCACTGGATAAATACCTATACGAAGTTGTACAAGAAGATCTCTCTGCCTACGAAGAGCGACACAAGTTAGCTGGTGATGTTGAACAGACCATGGTCGGACTGAGAACAGATGTTGAGAGTGCGGCAAACTTCGAAGACATCAAACATCTACTCAGCCAACGACTAGATCACCTCAATGAACAAATCACGCATTATCAACACGCTGACAATACCCGTTTTGCCAATTCACAAAAACAAATTGAAGCACTGACGCAACGATTACATGAAATGGAGTCTGAGGCTAACGAACTGCGATTGGCCACCAGTAAGGCTCGGGCATTGGCGATGAAGGATCCGCTGACAGGTATCTGGAACCGACAGGCGCTGACTGAGGTTCTACAGACAGAATACAGCCGCTGGACGCGTTACCAAAAATCACTAACCATGGTCATTTGGGACGTCGATTATTTTAAATCCGTTAATGATAAGTTTGGTCATAGTGCAGGTGATGTAGTGTTAAAGACCATCGCTCGTATCTTTAAGGATTCCACAAGACAAGCGGATTTTATAGCACGTTATGGCGGAGAAGAGTTTGTTGGTCTATTTCCTGAAATTGATTTAGAACAGGCTCTGGACATGGCGAATAAAATCCGTCAGACCATTGAAAAAACACAGTTCCAGCATAATGGTATCTCTGTACCGATTACTGCGTCAGCAGGGTTAGCTTGTTTTGAAAAAGGTGACACTATCGAGGATGTATTCAAGCGAGCAGATAAAGCGTTATACGAAGCCAAAGGTCAGGGAAGAAACAATTGTCAGGTAGAGCGTAGGTCAGTTTAGGAACTATTCCGGGTGTGATCACTGTCAACTTATACACTTGATGAAATAAATGTCGATTTGTCTTTGACAAGCGAGTGATTTGTTTATCAAGTTTTTTAATTCATATAAGGAGACAGTATGAGTATTGTGAAAACGGGTTCAGCCATTTATAAAAGTTTAGGCAAAAAAGGTGAAGCCAGCGTTAGTACAGAAACGCCAGCACTGAATGAGCACCCTTATGGTTTCACCAGTCGCTTCGAAGGTGGCAAAGGGACTAACCCGGAAGAACTCCTTGCTGCAGCCCATGCCGCCTGTTTTACCATGGCTCTCTCATTTGCCCTTGAAGGCGAAGGTTACAAAGAAGGCGATTTGCATACGGATGTTTCCATTTATCTCGACGAAGACGGTGATGGTTTTAAGATAAGCCGCTCAAAGCTTTCCTTAACAGCGAACGTGAAAGCGATTGATGAAAAAGACTTTGACCGTATTGCCCATGAAACGAAATTGGGCTGTCCCGTCAGTAAATTATTCAATGCAGACATAGAGCTTGAATACACATTAAACGCCGCATAGTCAGCTGACAAATACCATTTAAAGGCTCCATTTAATCCATAATCAACGGTTAATGGGGCCTTTTTTATGCATGAACAGTTATGTGTTGTGACATAACTGCAGCTTCACATAATATGTGTTTAAGCTAGGTATTATCTAATGGTTTAACGCGCGTTATTGCACACTCAAGTGGCTGCAAGGTAGAACTTAATATCGGTAAGTTTAAGTGTCAGGTTTCAGGCTGGTTCTGAACAGAGAGACTTAATTGAATACCACTATTTAATGTGTCAGGAATTGTTAATGATGAGTGAGTTTATGGAATCGAACCTAATCCCCAAATATAAGAATGATAAGAAAACACTGACCAAATCAGTTAACACAATATTCAGTCAGCTGATCGTTGGCTGTTCAATAGTCATTGGTCTCGCTGTTAGCCCAGCGGTTTTTGCCATGACGGATCCGGTATCTCCTCCCTCAGGAGAAAAATTCACCTATGCTTGGCTAAAAGGCTATGCAAGGGCCTTGTCAGAAAAAGCCTATGTTAGTCATAAAGGTGAGTTACCTGAGAGCATTAAAGGTATGAGCTGGGATGATTATCAGCAGCTACAGTTCAACAAAGATAAAGCTTTATGGCGTGATGATGACAGTGAGTTTCGTGCTGAGCTATTTCACTTAGGCTTATATTTTGATACACCGGTGCATATTTCAGAACTCAAAGATGGCGAGACGACACCTATCGAATACACATCAACGATGTTTGACTACGGTAAGACAAGCATTGATGGTAAAGCCTTGCCTGAGGATCTTGGTTATGCAGGCTTCAGAATGCAATTTCATACCGATTGGAAACGTGACGTCATTGCTTTTCTGGGGGCCAGCTATTTTCGTGCAGTAGGTAAAGAAATGCAGTACGGCTTATCTGCAAGGGGCTTAGCGGTTGATACAGCTTTGCCTAGAGACGAAGAGTTTCCGATGTTTACCCATTTCTGGCTAGAAGAGCCTAAACCTGGCAGTGATATCACGACGGTATATGCCTTACTAGACTCTGAGAGTATTACTGGGGCTTATCGCTTCGATATTCAGCCGGGTGACCGATTGAAAGTGAAAGTCGATGCAGCGCTATACCCACGTAAAGCTATTGAACGTTTGGGCATCGCACCACTGACCAGTATGTATATGGTGGGTGAAAACGACAAACGTACTGCTTGGGATTGGCGGCCTGAAATTCATGATTCCGATGGTTTGTCAGTACATATGGGCAATGGAGAGTGGATCTGGCGACCACTGACCAACCCACGACATCTTAGATTTAATGCCTATGCTGATAACAATCCAAAAGGGTTCGGTCTGATGCAACGTGATCGTAATTTTGATCATTATCAGGATGATGGCGTATTTTATGACCGTCGTCCCAGCCTGTGGATTGAGCCTGAAGGCAACTGGGGTAAAGGATCGATTCAACTGGTTGAAATTCCAACCATGGATGAAACCTTTGATAATATTGTTGCCTTCTGGAATCCAGAACAACCTGTGAAAGCCGGTGAGGAATTACTTTACAGCTATAAAATGTATTGGGGAGGTGTGCCACCTGTTGAACAAGAACGTGCCAAAGTGGTGGACACATTTACAGGCATTGGCGGTGTAATTGGTCAACGTCGTGAATATTATAGTAAACGTTTTGTGATTGACTTTGCTGGTGGCAGTTTATCTATGCTGGGCGATGATATAAATGTTAAGCCCGTCATTACCACTTCTGCCGGTAAGGTCGAAATCACATCAGCTCGACCACAACATGCGATTGATGGTTATCGTGCTATGTTTGATGTGGTTCCACCTGATAATACAACCGACCCTATCAATCTTCGTGTGTATTTAGAAGCCAATGGTCAACCATTGACGGAAACCTGGATTTATCAGTGGACACCACCGCCACAAGATGAACGCGACTTGCGTAATCCATAAATAAAATTAAACGCATAGAAATAAGGCGGCCAATGGCCGCCTTATTTATTGGATTAGTTATTTTCACCTGCTCGAAGCAAGGGCATCAGTTCAGCCAGATCACGTTCTGGTAAATCAATGAAAACGTTTACGTCTTCGGGTTCATTTTCCAGCATACTCAGTAAGCTATTCAGACCATGGCTGACGGCATCTGTTCTGACTTTTTGTGTGGTGAAGTTATTAATGAAACCACCGATAGCCTGCTTGGGATTAGCAAGCGCATAAGTATTATTTTCGTTATAGGTATTTTGTAATAACCAGCGACTGGTTTTACGAACTGCATCGCGATATTGGTCACAGTTGCCGAGGTTCTGCTGCTCACAAAACGGTACCATTTCCCCCATAACTTCATTGATCCAGCCATTACCACTGGTGGTCATCGCATCAAGATAACGACCATGGTTATAAGCATCGTCTGCCTGGTTGATCTGGCGTTCCAATAACACATCACCAATTTGTAGAATGGTTTTTTTATAGACCGGTGTGGGGTCTACTTTGGCCAGATCGATTAATGCCATCATGATCCAGCTTGATGAAACTGAGTTAGCGGGACGGTAGTCATCACCTACCAGTGCACCATGTAATCCGACATCACGTATTAAATGACCGGCTACGAGTTTGGCCGCATCGAGGTATTTTGTTTTGTTTGTAATGGCATAGAGCCGTGAGAGCGCTGAGACCACTTGGCCTGAATAGAGAATGGATTGTTTATCGGAGTAGGTCCACTCGTTATTTGTGCACTCTGCCACAGGGGTCACTTTGCCATCTTCCTGAATCATTTTTAATAGCCAATCACCAGCAGATTGAGCGGCTTTAAAGTATTTTTCTTCCTCCGGTGTCATTTGATGTAACTGTAATAATGTAAAGAGCGTTTTTGATGTGGTGCCGACCACTACACGACAGGTTTCTTCGTTTGTTTGCGGATCGACACCATAATCAAAGCCGCCGGCATTGGGACCAGAAGTTAACTGTCTATCGAGTAAAAATTGTGCCATTCCATCAAAATATGACTGTAACTCAATGTCTTTTTGAAATTGATTTAAACGAATGAGCGTATTGAGTGTCGTGGCTGAGTATGTGGTCCGCAGCAATTTCTCAGAAGTATCTTGATCGGCATCATAAAATTTATAAACGCCTGAGTAGTCTCTATTAATCGCGCGTAGCAAATACGCTTTACTCTGTTTTATTTGTGTCTTGACACGTTCTCTGTCGACATGGCGGACAATGACGCGATCCCCCTGAATCTCATAGGCCTGCTCCTGATTATTGACCATGGCGTAGACGTGGTTAGGGTGATAGTAAAAACTGATTTTGAAAAAATAATCATCTAGATCTGTTTTTGATGTAATCAGTGTGTCACCCAACGAAGACTTCGTGGCTTGTTGCAGTACATCCGTCAGCGATGGACCTTCTGCGTTGCCAGCTCCAATCTGCACGCCATTGTGGTAGCTGCTGATGTGAATTTGCCAGTGCGTTTGTTGATAATGATTACGCCACGCGTTTTCTATGTCGACCAGCGCTGTTTTTGTTGAGTTATCTTCCTTGTCTAAAGCAACACTTCTCACATAGTTAACGATTTCCGTTCGAAAAGTCTGATGATCAATGTGTAAAGCTTCATTCTCTAATTTTGTTTTAGCTTGGTCGGCGTGCACTAGTGGGATAAACAAAATAGTGAGCACCACACTCATAACAAATCTCATCATACCTATCTCCTTTTAAAGCCATAAATTGATCATCGTTGCGTACTTGGATGGGTAAAATCTGAAAACTATCCGTGAATAAAAAGAAATAATGGAAATCTTCAATTCAGAAAGAAAAGGGGATGGTGTAAGCTAGGCTTTTATGAACGTCTACAGCGGATCACCGATATTCGCTGTGATTCAATTACTATCTAGAGGTTATTCATGTTGCAAGGCAGCTGCCTGTGTCAGTCTGTACAGTATGAGATTGAAGCAGAACTTGGGCCCACAATGATATGTCATTGTGAAAATTGTCGAAAAGCCAGTGGCTCAGCTTACGCTATCAATGCAGCAGTGGAGACTGAACATTTTAAACTCAAGAAAGGTCAGGCTGCTATAGCTGAATATGAATCTTCACCTGGTGTTTTTCGCGTTTTTTGTCAGCATTGTGGATCACAACTTTACAGCAAACGAGCCAGCATGCCTGAGCTCATACGCCTACGTTTGGGCACACTAGATACGGCGGTAGATATCCAAGTACAAGCACACATCTTTGTGAGTTCAAAAGCGCCATGGCATCAGATTTGTGATGACTTGCCTCAGTTTCCACAACGTCCGTAGTTTTTTTGATGATACTCAATAGCTCGATCATTATTATCGCTTTGGCGGTGGCGTTATATCTCGCTTTTTCTAAACGACTGAGAAGTTCTTCCTGTTGGAAAGCAACTGTCACACCGCTGGCATCGATTATGGGCAGTGGTTTTCTGATTAGCGCACCATTGCTGGCGAATACTGTCGGTAATTTTGCTGTGTTCTGTATGGCTTTACTGTTGTTATTAGCGTATGCCGTGGGTCATGCTATTCGCTTTAATATTCGTCATTTTGAGCCTATAGAACACGAAAAGGGTACTGTTCAAAATATTGCTTTCATATCACGAATTGTGTTAGCTGCCGCTTATTTCATTTCTGTCACCTATTATTTGCAATTACTCGCTGCCTTTGTTCTCAAAGCAATGGGGATTGATGATGAAATGTACGCTAATGTCATCACAAGCAGTTTGCTCATCCTTATTGGTGGTATCGGTGTTTGGCGTGGACTGGGGGAATT of Methylophaga marina contains these proteins:
- a CDS encoding DUF2157 domain-containing protein, whose translation is MNSQKRRAVATFFAAGAIDKQQIPMALRRLGLMPDNRVWLRLFDQILLASGIVAMALSMIFFIAYNWSDMGRFSKFLLLEASIILSVMLYCYFVARKLVSRMALLLASLLVGALMAFYGQTYQTGADSWQLFFYWALAITPWVVISRFSSLWLLWLMLLNLALVLYFDTFHSIFGLVFDAQNTLFWCLFGLNSLALLIWEWCSKKMVALTERWPQRVIAIISGWAITALAIYVSLDKPEEQLLPLLIWVAWLVIFMVAYRQFRLDIFMLAGGCLSAILVIMTLLGQHIIESGDEAELLLLSVLIMAMGAGAAYWLKQVHRESES
- a CDS encoding DUF4401 domain-containing protein, which translates into the protein MSTEDKVWLTLSQSGLVSGARPEGLSISTPWYIKTLLAVSAWLAAVFLFAFLAVLFNGLLDSVLADTLIGSVFILIAYHVLKSEQSDFVEHLGLAFSIAGQILLIMAMLQLGSNADHIKWLIALGLNVFLIFLIPNFVHRVLSSFLACICLAGCLAQYGLFSMCLPLILFICAWCWIHEFKNAKWYRYVTALGYGSLFSLLLIETNTFFQSGLFYWGHQVAVKQLGHFYYLNAMLTGAVVIYSSIMIINKYQSLMMKSSWYILAFVLVLSGITWSINGMHTSMVVLALGLATTHRILIGLGSLCLLFSISHYYYSLDTTLLMKALSLAILGGVLLGIRWCLPKLFGEST
- a CDS encoding GDYXXLXY domain-containing protein codes for the protein MKLHKVMAVTTLLLILLTVNALVYQQEKLLSDGEKILLKLRVVDPRSLMQGDYMALDYELAAQIRMNLAEQRHDVDRPLRPQDAFVVVKVDKDNVAEFVRIDNDQPLAGNERRLFFRVRNNSIKFGTNAFFFEEGTASNYQDAQFAEFRVNQEGDLLLVSVQ
- a CDS encoding 3-deoxy-7-phosphoheptulonate synthase; this translates as MTASIDTLQHECDSESLRLPTPAELKAALPIKHNLEHQIAEQRQSIRRLLNDADDRLMIIVGPCSIDSEEAALEYGRRLAQLSAELKDELFIVMRAYVEKPRTTLGWKGLAYDPLRNGQGNMALGLHSSRRILLQLAELGLPIATEALHPLVMNYINDLVSWVAIGARTSESQPHRELVSDLPCPVGIKNGTDGRIHNAINAMRASSSQHHTLTVNGDGQIGMKNTAGNIDTHLVLRGGMD
- a CDS encoding TIGR03790 family protein, with the translated sequence MLLSPSHLLTIAGLCLMLTAASLANAATSLSGKNVLILYKQGDALSEKIADFYTEKRSVPAEQMLGLSIEEASSTLSPEQFAVIESQIKPHLTENIKVLLLTWHAPYRVGCMSLTSALSLGFDESYCSHNKQRPSGCHPTADSPFYNAKSEHLWQNTDRPLSMMLSGRHLIDAKKLIERGIRADKSAPSGHAYLVRTQDNQRSTRWRMFKKIADIWPERNGIEIHYVDDRKRTKGTSIRNKRDVMFYMTGYVQVPDISSNLFLPGAIADHLTSVGGAGIHKQGQMKAYRWLEAGATGSYGTVVEPCNYPQKFPNPYILIPSYMDGDTLIEAYWKSVQQPGEGIFIGEPLACPWCQ
- a CDS encoding GGDEF domain-containing protein yields the protein MKTNHKDAEKWKEKFTELSQTLDKQKAYELLLERGLSRLALVSHGLDMALDDQLDKLRKHLRTSVRDKTLVESILEEIESAISRMDEDKLSQSTLTTLLISLIDKIDWPENKKKHVLKLRKRAVKKADDALPQMLDELTELIDECMSSTPKEDEERGLFSRFFQNKQSQHNLNKTTITARVSHANLSTTSDEKADTTPSEAIEDKVITPQALLIELLERLSLPTEFSSKASELRLRIHDGLKAEDVPKTISSIADIVSQLSSSVMAEKKEYESFLRDLTKKITSLDKYLYEVVQEDLSAYEERHKLAGDVEQTMVGLRTDVESAANFEDIKHLLSQRLDHLNEQITHYQHADNTRFANSQKQIEALTQRLHEMESEANELRLATSKARALAMKDPLTGIWNRQALTEVLQTEYSRWTRYQKSLTMVIWDVDYFKSVNDKFGHSAGDVVLKTIARIFKDSTRQADFIARYGGEEFVGLFPEIDLEQALDMANKIRQTIEKTQFQHNGISVPITASAGLACFEKGDTIEDVFKRADKALYEAKGQGRNNCQVERRSV
- a CDS encoding OsmC family peroxiredoxin yields the protein MSIVKTGSAIYKSLGKKGEASVSTETPALNEHPYGFTSRFEGGKGTNPEELLAAAHAACFTMALSFALEGEGYKEGDLHTDVSIYLDEDGDGFKISRSKLSLTANVKAIDEKDFDRIAHETKLGCPVSKLFNADIELEYTLNAA
- a CDS encoding glucan biosynthesis protein, which translates into the protein MMSEFMESNLIPKYKNDKKTLTKSVNTIFSQLIVGCSIVIGLAVSPAVFAMTDPVSPPSGEKFTYAWLKGYARALSEKAYVSHKGELPESIKGMSWDDYQQLQFNKDKALWRDDDSEFRAELFHLGLYFDTPVHISELKDGETTPIEYTSTMFDYGKTSIDGKALPEDLGYAGFRMQFHTDWKRDVIAFLGASYFRAVGKEMQYGLSARGLAVDTALPRDEEFPMFTHFWLEEPKPGSDITTVYALLDSESITGAYRFDIQPGDRLKVKVDAALYPRKAIERLGIAPLTSMYMVGENDKRTAWDWRPEIHDSDGLSVHMGNGEWIWRPLTNPRHLRFNAYADNNPKGFGLMQRDRNFDHYQDDGVFYDRRPSLWIEPEGNWGKGSIQLVEIPTMDETFDNIVAFWNPEQPVKAGEELLYSYKMYWGGVPPVEQERAKVVDTFTGIGGVIGQRREYYSKRFVIDFAGGSLSMLGDDINVKPVITTSAGKVEITSARPQHAIDGYRAMFDVVPPDNTTDPINLRVYLEANGQPLTETWIYQWTPPPQDERDLRNP
- a CDS encoding GFA family protein; this encodes MLQGSCLCQSVQYEIEAELGPTMICHCENCRKASGSAYAINAAVETEHFKLKKGQAAIAEYESSPGVFRVFCQHCGSQLYSKRASMPELIRLRLGTLDTAVDIQVQAHIFVSSKAPWHQICDDLPQFPQRP